A portion of the Blastochloris tepida genome contains these proteins:
- a CDS encoding class I SAM-dependent methyltransferase, which yields MAETKQTEGRPAASAAPAKRVLNAGSGGRASRQLHPVFRRSGWAEVRLDIDPQAQPDHVGSFTDMNDNFHSASFDAVWSSHALEHLHAHEVPAALAEFRRILKDDGFVLIRCPDIEIAAALLAQHGPDHVAYTSSAGPITPLDMLFGHGASIARGRVHMAHRTGFTSASLAKLLLDAGFPTVVTKREYFDLWALALMPSSDLPRIQEELAAAGLDLSDAEDDVP from the coding sequence ATGGCTGAGACGAAGCAGACCGAAGGCCGGCCCGCGGCGAGCGCCGCGCCTGCCAAGCGCGTGCTCAATGCCGGCAGCGGCGGCCGCGCCTCGCGCCAGCTTCATCCGGTGTTCCGTCGCAGCGGCTGGGCCGAGGTTCGGCTCGACATCGACCCGCAGGCCCAGCCCGATCATGTCGGCTCGTTCACCGACATGAACGACAATTTCCATTCCGCCAGCTTCGATGCCGTGTGGTCGTCGCACGCGCTCGAGCACCTGCACGCCCACGAGGTGCCGGCGGCGCTGGCCGAGTTCCGGCGCATCCTCAAGGATGACGGCTTCGTGCTGATCCGGTGCCCGGACATCGAGATCGCCGCTGCCCTCCTGGCCCAGCACGGCCCCGACCATGTGGCCTACACCTCGTCCGCCGGCCCCATCACGCCGCTCGACATGCTGTTCGGGCACGGCGCCTCGATCGCGCGCGGGCGCGTGCACATGGCGCACCGCACCGGCTTCACCAGCGCCAGCCTGGCCAAGCTGCTTCTCGATGCCGGCTTCCCGACGGTGGTCACCAAACGCGAATATTTCGACCTGTGGGCGCTGGCGCTGATGCCGTCCTCCGACCTGCCGCGCATCCAGGAGGAGCTCGCCGCCGCCGGGCTCGATCTCAGCGACGCCGAGGATGACGTTCCGTAG
- a CDS encoding SapC family protein, translating to MLSESPIPLEGDVLARRIYAPQAYRLVREIQIVPIVHTEALKLSTWFPIAWRLAAHGPELVVLRALLADNRALPPPARGLLPLLLSAYPFVFDPDTLPGPDCRWMFDNVFADEPTDIGAPIITLERKPALATRLRLDALETFSNEFALTRDIGLALAEADLLEPWSLSFDVEGQRIEVAGLHIALQSAFETGRYAPLLARHGFAAAQLLGLHRLSLFRAGLLLTMAKSTLAADRGPRPAALERLP from the coding sequence ATGCTGAGCGAAAGTCCGATTCCTCTCGAAGGCGATGTGCTGGCGCGCCGCATCTATGCGCCACAGGCCTACCGGCTGGTGCGCGAGATCCAGATCGTCCCGATCGTCCACACCGAGGCGCTGAAGCTGTCGACGTGGTTTCCGATCGCGTGGCGGCTGGCGGCGCACGGCCCCGAGCTTGTCGTCCTGCGCGCCCTCCTTGCCGACAATCGTGCGCTGCCGCCGCCGGCCCGCGGCCTGCTGCCGCTGCTGCTTTCCGCCTATCCCTTCGTGTTCGATCCCGACACGCTGCCCGGCCCCGATTGCCGCTGGATGTTCGACAATGTGTTCGCCGACGAGCCGACCGACATCGGCGCGCCGATCATCACGCTCGAACGCAAGCCGGCGCTGGCGACGAGGCTGCGCCTCGATGCGCTGGAGACCTTCTCCAACGAGTTCGCCCTCACCCGCGACATCGGGCTGGCGCTGGCCGAGGCCGACCTGCTGGAGCCGTGGAGCCTCAGCTTCGATGTCGAGGGGCAGCGGATCGAGGTGGCGGGCCTCCACATCGCCCTCCAGAGCGCGTTCGAAACCGGCCGCTATGCGCCGCTGCTCGCCCGCCACGGCTTCGCCGCCGCCCAGCTTCTGGGCCTGCATCGCCTGTCGCTGTTCCGCGCCGGCCTGCTGCTCACCATGGCGAAGTCGACGCTCGCCGCCGATCGCGGCCCGCGTCCCGCCGCGCTGGAGCGCCTGCCATGA
- a CDS encoding SapC family protein — protein sequence MSDTAAAGAPPGGLKPLRGTARPRHAVPAHSRWVPALGWQPIAYSELHLCAHYYPLAIRFSRGLPLLGVILDEAYLTRPLVDAAGTWQGGYMPMAVRTFPFQATGNSVDPFDDLVVPADTDFLSAETGTLLCREDGAPSSHLQTLHRLARQLLDSRRSLAAALDHLLIAGLLVPLRPPPNGTAQPTTPKLYSIDRTRFAEIEPAAFAAMARQRFASVDIAVACQFSLHRLRSECQPKSTRSALAASAAGGRGLDFLGMEDIAIDDGDLFSLGDLEATHSGLDAPDGDARDDLPV from the coding sequence ATGAGCGACACGGCTGCCGCGGGCGCGCCCCCGGGTGGGCTGAAGCCGCTGCGCGGCACGGCCCGCCCACGCCACGCCGTGCCGGCGCACAGCCGCTGGGTGCCGGCGCTTGGCTGGCAACCCATCGCCTATTCCGAACTGCACCTGTGCGCCCACTATTACCCGCTCGCCATCCGCTTCAGCCGCGGCCTGCCGCTGCTCGGCGTGATCCTCGATGAGGCCTATCTGACGCGGCCGCTGGTGGATGCGGCGGGCACGTGGCAGGGCGGCTACATGCCGATGGCGGTGCGGACGTTTCCGTTCCAGGCGACCGGCAACAGCGTCGATCCGTTCGACGATCTGGTGGTGCCGGCCGACACCGACTTTTTGTCGGCCGAGACCGGCACGCTGCTGTGCCGCGAGGACGGCGCCCCGAGCAGTCATCTGCAGACGCTGCACCGGCTGGCGCGCCAGCTTCTGGACAGCCGGCGCAGCCTCGCCGCCGCGCTCGATCATCTGCTGATCGCCGGGCTGCTGGTGCCGCTGCGCCCGCCGCCGAACGGCACCGCGCAGCCCACCACGCCGAAGCTCTATTCGATCGACCGCACGCGGTTCGCCGAGATCGAGCCCGCCGCGTTCGCGGCGATGGCGCGGCAACGGTTCGCCAGCGTCGATATCGCGGTCGCCTGCCAGTTCTCGCTGCACCGCCTGCGGTCGGAGTGCCAGCCCAAGAGCACGCGCTCCGCCCTCGCGGCGTCCGCCGCCGGCGGGCGGGGCCTCGATTTCCTCGGCATGGAGGATATCGCGATCGACGATGGCGACCTGTTCTCGCTCGGCGACCTGGAGGCGACGCACAGCGGCCTCGATGCGCCGGACGGCGACGCGCGCGACGATCTGCCGGTTTGA